A single Campylobacter sp. CNRCH_2014_0184h DNA region contains:
- a CDS encoding ABC transporter substrate-binding protein, with protein sequence MKKNLLLASLLCASSIYAAEVKIGVVLPLTGALAAYGNDVYEGIKLANTLNPNLKNGDSIKIIAIDTKGDKIEAANATTRLISQDKVLGLIGEAVTPNTMQVLSIAEERKVPAIAPVASGDKLLDKKSYASRVCFMDSFQGDKFANYAYKDLNLKSVVVIVDQSNVYSLGLARAFEKEFKQNGGKVLKKLTISSGDKDFKAIVSQLKSINPDFVYMPIYHPEAALIARQAKAVGFNKLLSAGDGVNNKTFIELGGDAVNGVVFTDSFDYNNPPTTLSKNFINAYEKDHGTKELPAFSAMGADAYYVMVNAMNECASNLNAQCINEKIHSTSNFEGVGGIISIDASGNASRSVIIKEIQDQKQVYKTIINP encoded by the coding sequence ATGAAAAAAAATCTACTGTTAGCTAGCTTACTTTGTGCTAGTTCAATTTATGCTGCAGAGGTAAAAATAGGGGTTGTTTTGCCGCTTACTGGCGCTTTAGCAGCCTATGGTAATGATGTATATGAGGGCATTAAACTAGCCAATACTTTAAATCCAAATTTAAAAAATGGAGATAGTATTAAAATTATAGCTATTGATACTAAAGGTGATAAAATAGAGGCAGCAAATGCTACTACTAGACTTATCTCTCAAGATAAAGTTTTGGGGCTTATAGGCGAAGCTGTTACACCAAATACTATGCAAGTTTTATCCATAGCCGAAGAAAGAAAAGTTCCTGCTATAGCTCCAGTTGCCTCAGGCGATAAGCTTTTAGACAAAAAAAGCTATGCTAGTAGAGTTTGTTTTATGGATAGCTTTCAAGGAGATAAATTTGCTAATTATGCCTACAAAGATTTAAATTTAAAAAGCGTGGTTGTTATAGTTGATCAAAGCAATGTATATTCATTGGGTCTAGCAAGAGCTTTTGAAAAAGAATTTAAGCAAAATGGTGGAAAAGTACTTAAAAAATTAACCATTTCTTCAGGCGATAAAGACTTTAAAGCTATTGTTTCTCAACTTAAAAGTATCAATCCAGACTTTGTTTATATGCCAATTTATCACCCAGAAGCTGCCTTAATAGCAAGACAAGCAAAAGCAGTTGGATTTAACAAACTCTTAAGCGCAGGAGATGGGGTAAACAATAAAACATTTATTGAGCTTGGTGGTGATGCTGTAAATGGAGTAGTATTTACTGATAGTTTTGATTATAACAATCCTCCAACAACTTTATCTAAAAATTTCATCAATGCTTATGAAAAAGATCATGGCACCAAAGAGCTTCCAGCATTTTCTGCTATGGGAGCTGATGCTTATTATGTAATGGTAAATGCAATGAATGAATGCGCTAGCAATCTTAATGCACAATGCATTAATGAAAAAATTCACTCAACCAGTAATTTTGAAGGTGTGGGTGGGATTATAAGCATAGATGCTAGTGGTAATGCGAGTCGTTCTGTAATTATAAAAGAAATACAAGATCAAAAACAAGTATATAAAACTATTATCAATCCTTGA